One stretch of Methanococcus voltae PS DNA includes these proteins:
- a CDS encoding NifB/NifX family molybdenum-iron cluster-binding protein: protein MKLAIPIINEKVSEHFGKSEYFMIYEINENNEVVNSKKLENVPCGDGSHSGHGSTVQSLMVENPDAILFINMGQRSLTALDGKTSLYRANDLDVENSLKEFLNGNLQKIQ, encoded by the coding sequence ATGAAATTAGCAATCCCTATTATAAACGAAAAAGTTTCAGAACACTTTGGAAAATCAGAATACTTTATGATATATGAAATTAACGAAAATAACGAAGTAGTAAACTCTAAAAAGTTAGAAAATGTCCCTTGTGGTGACGGTAGTCATTCAGGACACGGTAGTACTGTACAATCATTAATGGTAGAAAATCCTGACGCTATTTTATTTATAAACATGGGTCAAAGAAGTTTAACTGCTTTAGATGGAAAAACAAGTTTGTATAGAGCAAACGATTTGGATGTAGAAAACAGTTTAAAAGAATTTTTAAACGGTAATTTACAAAAAATCCAGTAA
- a CDS encoding sugar phosphate isomerase/epimerase family protein: protein MIGVSSSLFHETKYTLDEALEFLEKRVNYVELVSDSDIGVFKNPELPLSYNLEYTIHCPLEDMNLASKYEKLRKVNVDIIEHLIKVADKTNARVIVLHPGYNVFDSMRPRAVESFLKTIEDMNKLQSEHSVQLTIENMPNYEMMLFKTPDSDVIDSFGDVGITFDIGHSYLNDNIDEFLHSDEKIFNRIKHVHIHDNNGDFDEHLNIGDGKIPFENYKKALKKLNCIKMIEVQSRRLNNIEEIDKSIFELKKLLE, encoded by the coding sequence ATGATAGGCGTATCTTCAAGTTTATTTCACGAGACCAAGTATACACTAGATGAAGCTTTGGAATTTCTTGAAAAAAGGGTTAATTACGTAGAATTAGTTAGCGATAGCGATATAGGGGTTTTTAAAAACCCTGAACTTCCTCTATCTTATAATTTAGAATATACAATCCATTGTCCGCTCGAAGATATGAATTTAGCTTCCAAATATGAGAAATTAAGGAAAGTTAACGTTGATATAATTGAGCATCTCATAAAAGTAGCAGACAAGACAAATGCAAGAGTTATTGTTTTGCATCCTGGTTATAACGTTTTTGACAGTATGCGACCCAGAGCGGTTGAATCATTCTTAAAAACTATTGAAGATATGAATAAGTTGCAAAGCGAACATTCCGTACAACTTACAATTGAAAATATGCCAAACTATGAAATGATGCTTTTTAAGACACCTGATTCAGATGTTATCGATAGTTTTGGAGATGTTGGCATAACTTTTGATATAGGGCACTCTTATTTGAATGATAACATAGACGAATTCTTACATAGTGACGAGAAAATATTTAATCGTATAAAACACGTTCATATTCACGACAATAACGGGGATTTTGATGAACATTTAAATATAGGGGATGGCAAAATACCTTTTGAAAATTATAAAAAAGCTTTAAAGAAATTAAATTGTATAAAAATGATTGAAGTTCAAAGTAGACGACTAAATAACATTGAAGA
- a CDS encoding VWA domain-containing protein — translation MEENNSFEIPQNQNMDENSETEDEENEDNNNNENSNNQNTSNNIFEEQFGASGKINPKILDIKLNDRIERYSSGKRVSSYSSKGSYVKYKSNSNNDIAFDATIKASAPYQKFRRENSAKNLSLYIESEDMKYKVKKKNISTHIMFGVDASGSMGVLKRMEASKGAIVSLLMDAYQNRDKVSMVAFRKDKAELVVPFTSSVELAEANLIGLKTGGRTPLYDAFTKAYETFEIEMRKNPNMIPILVMISDFKPNVNINKNYFLEICEIVEKLLERSINLIFIDTEKKSFVKIGIGEKIAKKYGIEYYNIENLTDNDILDTLVR, via the coding sequence TTGGAAGAAAATAATAGTTTTGAAATTCCTCAAAATCAAAATATGGATGAAAATTCAGAAACTGAAGATGAAGAAAACGAAGATAATAACAATAATGAAAATTCCAATAATCAGAATACTTCAAATAATATTTTTGAGGAACAATTTGGAGCTTCAGGCAAAATTAATCCAAAAATACTGGATATAAAATTAAATGATAGAATAGAACGGTATTCTAGCGGTAAAAGAGTTAGTAGCTACAGTTCTAAAGGTAGCTATGTAAAATATAAATCTAATTCGAATAACGATATAGCTTTTGATGCTACAATAAAAGCTTCAGCACCATATCAAAAATTTAGACGAGAAAATAGTGCTAAAAATCTTTCACTGTACATCGAATCAGAAGATATGAAATATAAGGTTAAGAAAAAAAATATTTCGACACATATAATGTTTGGAGTCGATGCAAGTGGGTCAATGGGAGTTTTGAAACGTATGGAGGCTTCAAAAGGTGCTATTGTATCTTTATTGATGGATGCCTATCAAAATAGGGATAAAGTTTCTATGGTTGCATTTAGAAAAGATAAAGCCGAACTTGTAGTTCCATTTACCAGCTCGGTAGAACTTGCAGAGGCTAACCTTATTGGGTTAAAAACAGGCGGTAGAACCCCACTTTACGACGCTTTTACAAAAGCTTACGAAACTTTTGAAATAGAAATGCGTAAAAATCCAAATATGATACCCATTTTAGTAATGATTAGTGATTTTAAGCCTAATGTAAATATAAACAAAAATTATTTCTTGGAAATTTGTGAAATCGTTGAAAAATTACTTGAAAGAAGTATTAATTTAATATTTATCGATACCGAGAAAAAATCTTTTGTAAAAATTGGTATTGGGGAGAAAATTGCTAAAAAATACGGGATAGAGTACTATAATATCGAAAATTTAACAGATAATGATATTTTAGACACTTTAGTACGTTAA
- a CDS encoding nucleotide-binding protein: MKISILSGKGGTGKTTISTNLSYYMALKNYNVQYWDFDIEEPNGFIFLNPEIEKNETVTSKMPEVDENLCTKCGDCAKYCNFNALAVTKNKVMVFEKLCHDCGLCYEVCPVNAISEVSRPIGEIKMGYSKKANLKSTSGFLNIQEPTGVPIIKRMKKIMDLNSNSNSNSNVINILDAPPGSSCNVLNTVKDSDFSLLITEPTKFGLHDLDIAVSVLDYLKIPYGVIINKSNEYDTIIEDYCKTKDIEIIGKIPFSKEIAKNYSKGNLLVEITNHKESNLFTKNMDIIFSNLKRRLNL, from the coding sequence ATGAAAATTTCAATACTAAGTGGAAAAGGAGGAACTGGCAAAACAACTATTTCCACTAATTTAAGCTATTACATGGCTTTAAAAAACTATAATGTGCAATATTGGGATTTTGATATCGAAGAGCCCAACGGTTTTATATTCCTAAATCCTGAGATTGAAAAAAACGAAACTGTAACCTCAAAAATGCCTGAAGTGGATGAAAATTTATGTACAAAATGTGGAGATTGTGCAAAATACTGCAATTTTAACGCTTTAGCAGTTACCAAAAACAAAGTAATGGTTTTTGAGAAATTATGTCATGATTGTGGACTTTGTTATGAAGTATGCCCTGTAAATGCAATTAGTGAAGTTTCGAGACCTATTGGCGAAATTAAAATGGGTTACTCGAAAAAAGCTAATCTAAAATCCACCAGTGGTTTTTTAAATATACAAGAGCCTACAGGAGTTCCAATAATTAAAAGGATGAAAAAAATCATGGATTTAAATAGTAATTCAAATTCAAATTCAAATGTTATAAATATATTAGATGCACCTCCAGGTAGCTCTTGCAACGTTTTAAACACAGTAAAAGATTCGGATTTTTCACTTTTAATCACTGAGCCTACAAAATTCGGATTACACGATTTAGATATAGCAGTAAGCGTTTTAGACTATTTAAAAATACCCTACGGCGTAATAATAAATAAATCTAACGAATACGATACTATAATCGAAGATTACTGCAAAACTAAAGATATTGAGATTATTGGGAAAATTCCTTTTTCAAAAGAAATTGCCAAAAATTATTCAAAAGGAAATCTTTTAGTAGAAATTACCAATCACAAAGAATCAAATTTATTTACTAAAAACATGGATATAATTTTCTCAAACCTCAAAAGGAGGTTAAATTTATGA
- a CDS encoding ATP-binding protein, with amino-acid sequence MKKIVVLSGKGGTGKTTISSSFARLMANKYNKLNIADCDVEAPNLHLMFKNELIEQKEYYGSKLATIDYNICTNCKLCYEKCRFNAITIKDDLVFINELDCEGCGFCDYICPVNAISLNDELTGHINGSKIENGYLSYANLKIGADGAGKVVTEVRQMAESYNIDSNFPYLLIDGSPGIGCVVIASLTGCDYAIVVTEPTQSGLNDLKRVLELIKFFDMPCYVIINKYDLNEEKTTEIEQYIKIMDSKTDIVVIGKIPFDKLVSESIQNETPIVAYKKSDAGLAITKAWNELISKIH; translated from the coding sequence ATGAAGAAAATAGTAGTTCTAAGTGGAAAAGGAGGAACTGGCAAAACAACAATTTCTTCATCTTTTGCAAGACTTATGGCTAACAAATATAACAAATTAAATATTGCAGATTGTGATGTAGAAGCTCCCAATCTTCATTTAATGTTTAAGAATGAATTAATTGAACAAAAAGAATATTACGGCTCAAAACTAGCTACCATAGATTACAATATTTGTACCAACTGTAAATTATGCTACGAAAAGTGTAGGTTTAATGCAATAACTATAAAAGATGATTTAGTTTTTATTAACGAGTTGGATTGTGAAGGTTGCGGATTTTGTGATTACATTTGCCCCGTAAATGCAATATCTTTAAATGACGAATTAACAGGACACATCAATGGCTCTAAAATTGAAAATGGATATTTATCATATGCTAATTTAAAAATAGGTGCAGATGGTGCAGGTAAAGTTGTAACGGAAGTTAGACAAATGGCAGAAAGTTACAATATAGATTCCAATTTCCCCTACCTACTAATCGATGGTTCGCCGGGAATCGGCTGTGTGGTTATTGCTTCATTAACGGGCTGTGATTATGCCATTGTTGTAACTGAACCTACGCAATCAGGTTTAAATGATTTAAAAAGGGTTTTGGAATTGATTAAATTTTTTGATATGCCTTGTTATGTAATTATTAATAAATATGACTTAAATGAAGAAAAAACAACTGAAATAGAGCAATATATTAAAATTATGGATTCTAAAACTGATATAGTAGTTATTGGAAAAATACCCTTTGATAAATTGGTAAGCGAATCAATACAAAATGAAACACCTATCGTAGCTTATAAAAAAAGCGATGCAGGGCTTGCGATAACCAAAGCGTGGAATGAGTTAATATCAAAAATCCACTAA
- a CDS encoding NifB/NifX family molybdenum-iron cluster-binding protein → MKICITSTGKELNSNFEQRFGRSSYFIIYDTTTKEFEAIDNNNTSSAHGAGIGSAQLIIEKKAEVLISGNIGPNAKSVLESEGIKVLKGTESTVQDNIVKFEENDLNEIKKAGMPHQGMN, encoded by the coding sequence ATGAAAATATGTATTACAAGTACTGGAAAAGAGTTAAACAGCAATTTTGAACAAAGATTTGGAAGAAGTTCGTATTTTATAATTTACGATACAACCACTAAAGAATTTGAAGCAATTGATAATAACAACACATCATCAGCACATGGCGCAGGTATTGGTTCAGCACAATTAATAATCGAAAAAAAGGCAGAAGTTTTAATAAGTGGCAATATCGGTCCAAATGCTAAATCAGTTCTTGAATCAGAAGGTATTAAAGTATTAAAAGGTACTGAAAGTACAGTTCAAGATAACATCGTTAAATTTGAAGAAAATGATTTAAATGAAATAAAAAAAGCAGGAATGCCTCATCAGGGAATGAATTAA
- a CDS encoding ATP-binding protein, which produces MAKNFHFPFTAIEGQEEMKKALLLNAINPSIGGVLIRGEKGTAKSTTVRSLTDILPKMEVMDGCIFSCDPNGNMCDECLSKNKPYKTTFKEMKVVTLPIGSTEDRVIGTIDIEKAIKEGIKSLDKGILADANRNILYLDEVNLLDDHIVDILLDAAAMGWNTIEREGINIRHPSKFILVGTMNPEEGELRPQILDRFGLMVNVDGLMDVKKRVNVIKKVEEFNLNPKIILEEYSKEQNLLREQIGNARKILPTVKIENDLLEFISQICIEMNIPTNRADITVARTAKTIAALNQRDYVIIDDIKEACELALPHRMRRKPFDPPTLNNEKLEQFFDDFENEDNEDKNQDENENNENNSEEDSKN; this is translated from the coding sequence ATGGCAAAAAATTTCCATTTCCCATTCACTGCAATAGAAGGACAAGAAGAGATGAAAAAAGCGCTACTTTTAAATGCTATAAACCCCTCAATAGGTGGCGTTTTGATAAGAGGTGAAAAAGGAACTGCAAAATCAACAACCGTTAGGTCTTTAACTGATATATTACCTAAAATGGAAGTCATGGACGGTTGTATATTTAGTTGTGACCCAAATGGTAACATGTGCGATGAGTGTTTATCAAAAAATAAGCCTTATAAGACGACATTTAAGGAAATGAAAGTTGTTACGTTGCCCATAGGCAGTACTGAAGACAGAGTAATTGGTACAATTGATATAGAGAAAGCAATAAAAGAAGGTATCAAATCATTGGATAAAGGTATTTTGGCAGACGCAAACAGGAATATATTATATTTGGATGAAGTAAACCTTTTAGATGACCACATAGTAGATATATTACTTGACGCAGCAGCTATGGGTTGGAATACTATTGAAAGAGAGGGTATAAATATAAGACACCCGTCTAAATTTATATTAGTAGGTACTATGAACCCAGAAGAAGGGGAATTACGACCCCAGATATTGGATAGATTCGGATTAATGGTTAATGTTGATGGCTTAATGGACGTTAAAAAAAGAGTAAATGTGATTAAAAAGGTTGAAGAGTTTAATTTAAACCCCAAAATAATTTTAGAAGAATATTCAAAAGAACAAAACCTTTTAAGAGAGCAAATAGGTAATGCTAGGAAAATTTTACCAACCGTTAAAATTGAAAATGATTTGCTTGAATTTATCTCCCAGATATGTATTGAAATGAATATCCCTACAAATAGGGCGGATATTACAGTTGCAAGGACTGCAAAAACGATTGCAGCACTAAACCAGCGTGATTATGTTATAATAGATGATATAAAAGAGGCTTGCGAGCTTGCATTACCACACAGGATGAGAAGAAAACCATTTGACCCGCCTACATTAAATAATGAAAAATTAGAGCAATTTTTCGATGATTTTGAAAACGAAGATAATGAAGATAAAAATCAAGATGAAAACGAAAACAACGAAAATAATAGTGAAGAAGATTCAAAAAACTAG